One Lentibacillus cibarius DNA window includes the following coding sequences:
- a CDS encoding GNAT family N-acetyltransferase, producing the protein MLIRYKKNNEKIAMGLLSFMPEEKDVKKLQQTIKEYETNDNWHLFLWKEEDVIGAIGIRIEDDINAVIQHISVNPSHRNSGVGKKMVNEVHDMYGDKYAVCADDLTQQFYNKCSDTEQQNDKND; encoded by the coding sequence ATGTTAATACGTTACAAGAAGAATAACGAAAAAATTGCAATGGGTTTGCTGTCTTTTATGCCTGAAGAAAAGGATGTTAAAAAACTGCAGCAGACAATCAAAGAATACGAGACCAATGATAACTGGCACCTTTTTCTCTGGAAGGAAGAGGATGTAATAGGAGCAATTGGTATCAGGATTGAGGATGATATTAACGCTGTCATCCAGCATATATCGGTCAATCCTTCCCATCGCAATTCGGGAGTCGGCAAAAAGATGGTGAACGAAGTACATGATATGTATGGGGATAAATATGCAGTCTGTGCCGACGATTTGACACAGCAATTTTATAATAAGTGTAGTGACACCGAGCAGCAAAATGATAAAAATGACTAA
- a CDS encoding segregation/condensation protein A yields the protein MDQSYRVKLDTFEGPLDLLLHLVNQYEIDIYDIPVAQITEQYMHYIHTMQQLELNIASEYLVMAATLLEIKSQMLLPKQEIEDPDEEYMEDPREELMQRLVEYRKYKEAAQQLKEKEAESRQTFMRPPTAFLHAEITRPEQKGDISIYDMLDALKRMTERHKWTEPLETKVKSGDIPLEKRMTEVLNTVKQSRNGIAFEQLFAYPSRSHIVVTFIAILELMKNNEVTCRQEKHFGELYVFNNLGE from the coding sequence GTGGATCAATCATATCGTGTTAAGTTGGACACATTCGAAGGGCCTTTAGATCTTTTGCTGCATTTGGTCAATCAGTACGAAATAGATATTTATGATATTCCTGTTGCACAAATAACAGAACAGTATATGCATTATATACATACCATGCAACAGCTTGAGCTGAATATAGCGAGTGAATATCTCGTTATGGCTGCAACATTACTGGAAATCAAAAGTCAAATGCTCCTTCCGAAACAGGAAATAGAAGACCCTGATGAAGAATATATGGAAGACCCTCGCGAGGAATTGATGCAGCGTCTAGTTGAGTATCGCAAATATAAAGAAGCTGCACAACAACTGAAAGAAAAAGAAGCAGAATCCAGGCAAACGTTTATGAGACCACCTACTGCCTTTTTGCATGCAGAAATAACCCGTCCGGAGCAAAAAGGGGATATTTCCATATATGATATGCTGGATGCACTAAAGCGAATGACTGAGCGACATAAATGGACTGAACCACTGGAAACAAAAGTTAAAAGTGGGGATATACCGCTTGAGAAGCGAATGACGGAAGTGCTCAATACAGTAAAACAAAGCAGGAATGGTATAGCGTTTGAACAACTGTTTGCGTATCCATCGCGATCTCATATCGTTGTTACATTTATCGCCATTTTGGAATTGATGAAAAACAATGAAGTTACCTGC
- a CDS encoding YjcZ family sporulation protein, whose translation MGYNYGGGFSLIVVLFILLIIVGAAWM comes from the coding sequence ATGGGTTACAATTATGGCGGAGGATTTTCGCTGATCGTTGTATTGTTCATTCTCCTGATTATCGTCGGCGCTGCTTGGATGTAA